TCGGAAATGGAATTTCTGACTCCTTACAAAGCCAAGCTCCTTATTCCGGACGCATTGGAAGATATGGAATTTAGCGTTGAACACGCCAAGTTCTATATTGACCTGCTCGACCGAGTACAAAAGCGCCTGAAAATAACCGATGCTGCCGCTGTTCAAATTACACTCAATGCGACTGCAGCACATTTTATGCTCAAACCTCAAATGCCCAAATCCTGGTTTTTTGATGCCAGTGATATTTGTGTTTACGCGGATATGGGTAAGATATTTGAACTCAAATGTCAGGGTGAACGCCATTTGGTGATGGTGGTTGAAAATGGCTTGCAGGCTGCTTTGGTGATGCTGCTGGGTAAAGAGTGTGACTTGG
The window above is part of the Shewanella litorisediminis genome. Proteins encoded here:
- a CDS encoding cell division protein ZapC; its protein translation is MLLMPHTDWQWRYNDAYGVLSVSLGSEMEFLTPYKAKLLIPDALEDMEFSVEHAKFYIDLLDRVQKRLKITDAAAVQITLNATAAHFMLKPQMPKSWFFDASDICVYADMGKIFELKCQGERHLVMVVENGLQAALVMLLGKECDLGDGKRLGQFDTIKVMHNRLHEPRMNRQTVAA